Below is a window of Oryza brachyantha chromosome 10, ObraRS2, whole genome shotgun sequence DNA.
tatatatatatatatatatatatatatatatatatatatatatatcattttctctcatcatcgtcgtcgtcgtcgttattattattattattattattattattattattattattattattattattattattattattactgctgctgctccttaTTATGCCTCCTTAGTTACATTACATTGTCGCTCACATATATAAAGGCGGTACACATCAAGAAGAATTTGTATAGAGATTAAGTAACATTCCATCGGGAACAATAAACATGTGCGTACATTGCATGAGCAGTAGGCCGCAgtagcctaattagtacaacAATGGagtcctttatttttttttcctacctagtgaaaaaaaaagtaaatataaaCGATGATGGATTACTAAAAAGTTGCCATAACATTACGCGATGGACTCCGTCGTTGGCTTAACTGATGCACAAGAAAACTAAGGAGAGGCATCACCATACCCAgatccacctcctccgccaccaccactcCCACCATCCTGGCCACTCCCATTGCCTCCGCCAGTGCCACTAGCACTTGCACCTGTGTTAGAGCTCCACCCGTTATTGTTAGAGTTGCTAGAACTATAACCGGTGCCACTACCAGATCCACTACCAATCGAGTTGTAAGAGCCTCCTGCTTGTCCACCCCcactaccaccaccagcaccgcTTGCACTAGAATTGCCACCATAACCAGAATCGTCCCCATTACCATATTGGCTAGACCCTGAACCTGAACCATCCCCAGCACCAGATTCATATCCACCATATTGGCTAGCAccatcaccgccgccactGCCTGCCGCTATTGCATGAGCACCGTTATTGTCACTTTGACCAAACCCATAACCACTACCAGACCCTGAGCCACCACCATTTACATAACCAACACACCCTCCCTCTCCATTGCCATACCCATCAGCGCTCGAGTATCCAACCACTCTTGCAGCATTGGCTAAGCTCATGCTCAGGAGAACAATGAAGCCAAGCGCAACTAGCTTAGTGCCAGCCATTGTGTACTTCTTACTGGCTAATATCTAGATGTGGTGTATGCTATGAAGATGGTGACATGCATATTTATAGTGCTTGAGCCTTGAGGTGATGCATgcagttgttttatttttccagtAGCACTTTGTAGTTCGAGGCATGCAACTGGGGGCTTAAAGAACATATATAGCTTGACATGGAGCCTATTGACTTCCTGTATCATGACAgtaataaacaatatataatataaaattatagttttaaaacaacaataaacaCTCGTGTTTTTCTTTCATCCTAGAGATGAGATTTGCTTCCCATGTATAATTATTTCCGTGCATATCTACAGTCATTGACatcaataattaaatctaACTCCACATATATACTGCACAAACGAGCGAACACATTTGATGCCTCTTTTTAAATACTTTGTGCAACCAACCTTTAATTTGCATTCTGGGACTTCGTCAGGTAATACCGCTGAAGTGCAGTTGAATGGCATTGAATGGTTATTGGTACAACTCTGCAGCACTCTAAAATCACcctaatttataaaatcgTTGTTGAAGATGAATGTCTGGAAATTTGAGAAAGTTCATTGGAGCCTGCAACAATTAATTGGAAAGATTGAGCTTCAACTTGGCTTGTTGTTTTTTCCagtaaattaatttgtcatgcCTCCAAATGTTTACTAGATTTTTCAGAGCATTCTAATTAATTTCAAAGCAACGGAAACCTCTAAAAGAGTCcctaacaataaaatattaaaaataaattttccaCCCACCTCTTGGGCCATTTCAGCCAAACGGAGTCCCTTTTCCCTGCTTcctttctctccctccctttgGACCTTCCTCCGCCAGCCCACGGCAGCACCGTCCGCATCCGCACGTACTACTCCGtcctataaaaaaagaatttctagAGCGGTTGActatcatcttatttaaagattttattaaaaaattaaaaaaaattagtcagacgtaaagtactattcatattttatcacatagtaacaacaaaatattaatcataaaaaaatttcaaataagacgaagagtcaaaaattaaaaaacacaggaatttgtttattttgggacagaggtgGTAGGCAGGGCAGGGTTTCTTTTTGACTCAAACCAATGGCTTGATATGCTCATTGAACCGgctatcttttttaaaaaatttaattcgAGATCGTACATCAGTGTCGGCTCTACATCCAACAGTGACGATGAGCTCGATTATTAGGACATCGACGATTATTGCTATAGCATTAATGACTAAAGTGGTCTCAGCTATATAGACTGCCTATAAGAATAAATGCTcacatattctttttttttagaactcaCTTTGCTCTCTACTCTATACATAAGCATTGTTGTAGAGTTTGTTATAACTAATGTTATCTATGAAGGGTCCCATCTATATAACCTACGTCGTCTTCATACGTTGCTTATGCGTACGTAACTTATTGTGCTAGTTGAACTATCGGCACTGACGGGTCTTCCCAACCTCTACTTCCATGGCTGTGTTCGGCGGTGAGGAAAAGAAGATTTATCTGGcgtgaaaaatatagtgataaattaatacatgattaattaattaattattaattataaaaaatataaaataaattaatttgattttttaaagcaaattttctatagattttttaaaaaatatacaccgtttatCAATTTGGAAAGTATGCCTATGAAAAACGAGGCAAACTAGATAAGTTATCTAGCGCAACGTACAGGGCCTATgaggtttatatatatacagactATGGTGTAGTAGTGATCATTAATGAAGACAGTAGGTTTCACAATTACAGGTATGTATCTCATGTGCATATGGTACCTGGCGTGCAAGATGACAAGCTAATTTACGAATGgtggattttttataaaagaattataataatatttttaatgttatatCAGGTTAACAGCGTGCGTGGCAAAGGTTCGATCCATGGATGTATTTGTCTATATATACCTCTCCACATTCTGAACCCATCGCGaagtacaaaataaatagatcATATAGTGCATCTGCACACACGTTGcggagtaattaattaactgctGTATCATGAGATCAGTACACTGTAATTAAAACGCAGGGCGATAATACTGTAATTAAAACGCAGGGCGGTAATTAACGATCGACTATTCAAACTGTACCACTAGTAATAATTACCCGCttggttttttaattgatgCCGTTGAGTCTTAGATCTACGTTTGACTAccctcgtcttatttaaaaaatttatataagtattaattattttattatgatttgatttattattaaagtaactttaagtatgatttataattttatatattttgataaactttttaaataaaacaaa
It encodes the following:
- the LOC102707433 gene encoding putative glycine-rich cell wall structural protein 1 — translated: MAGTKLVALGFIVLLSMSLANAARVVGYSSADGYGNGEGGCVGYVNGGGSGSGSGYGFGQSDNNGAHAIAAGSGGGDGASQYGGYESGAGDGSGSGSSQYGNGDDSGYGGNSSASGAGGGSGGGQAGGSYNSIGSGSGSGTGYSSSNSNNNGWSSNTGASASGTGGGNGSGQDGGSGGGGGGGSGYGDASP